A window from Salvia miltiorrhiza cultivar Shanhuang (shh) chromosome 2, IMPLAD_Smil_shh, whole genome shotgun sequence encodes these proteins:
- the LOC131011914 gene encoding uncharacterized protein LOC131011914 isoform X2, producing the protein MAAAIGWYGPLIDICKASSYIGDFVQLVALVHKFTPIQYKISGSRGEVVRVDVLVGDETRSYFPVTVWQKQMRSQIAVGHVFLLQNLKITRYGDTVEAMAVHCSSLKCLLEPDDFVAPKGLDKLIGESRLGITVKDKLQKVGGWLQRANLAHCGSILNYNECRMQVKVNWKLHQEICTQDCSSLSDLCQCEDSCKASFHASVGEIFLPNLREPEAERMFISRRLHSLDVGQNTIPLYCQRSSDRLHIIGTIYRPFLLYVWDDSKYLPISVTNKAAQLLFGNIPAEKVLSSYKLHRPPPSDTGSKKDHRKELSNKNPNFYTIWLILLRMVFQHGKNSPFKFKVTLDTNRDWENGRLEMVSVSLPAFTGKPSVQNQAR; encoded by the exons ATGGCGGCGGCGATCGGATGGTACGGACCGCTGATTGATATCTGCAAAGCATCTTCTTATATTGGGGATTTTGTACAGCTCGTAGCCTTGGTTCACAAATTCACTCCTATACAG TATAAAATTTCTGGCAGTAGAGGAGAGGTGGTCAGGGTGGATGTTCTGGTGGGGGATGAAACGAGGTCGTATTTTCCGGTGACCGTTTGGCAGAAGCAGATGAGGTCCCAAATTGCAGTTGGGCATGTTTTTCTGCTGCAAA ATCTCAAAATCACAAGATATGGAGATACTGTTGAAGCTATGGCTGTACATTGTTCATCTTTGAAATGTTTACTTGAGCCAGATGACTTTGTTGCACCCAAAG GTTTGGATAAGTTGATAGGAGAGAGTCGCTTGGGGATCACTGTCAAGGACAAGCTCCAGAAAGTTGGTGGCTGGCTGCAGCGAGCTAATCTTGCTCACTGTGGCAGTATATTGAATTACAATGAA TGCAGGATGCAAGTGAAAGTAAACTGGAAATTGCATCAAGAGATTTGTACCCAGGATTGCTCCTCTCTGTCAGATTTATGCCAGTGTGAGGACTCTTGCAAGGCAAGTTTTCACGCATCTGTTGGCGAAATATTTTTGCCAAATCTTCGAGAGCCTGAAGCCGAGAGGATGTTTATTAGTAGGCGGCTACATTCGCTAG ATGTAGGGCAAAACACCATTCCCTTATATTGCCAAAGAAGCTCAGACCGTCTCCATATAATAGGGACCATATATAGACCTTTCTTG TTATACGTGTGGGATGACTCCAAATACCTTCCGATTTCTGTGACCAACAAAGCGGCTCAACTTCTGTTCGGTAACATCCCTGCTGAGAAAGTTCTTTCCTCCTATAAACTTCATCGGCCTCCTCCAAGCGATACTGGATCCAAGAAGGATCATAGGAAAGAGCTCAGTAATAAAAACCCAAATTTCTACACGATTTGGTTGATTTTGTTGCGCATGGTGTTTCAACATGGAAAGAACAGCCCTTTCAAATTTAAAGTGACACTTGATACCAATAGGGACTGGGAAAATGGGAGGCTTGAGATGGTATCAGTCTCGCTTCCTGCTTTTACAGGAAAGCCCTCCGTACAAAATCAAGCCCGGTAG
- the LOC131011915 gene encoding protein GET1-like has product MEEIQTGQGKSFAALVIFILVFSFHFVSKYIESQKSKRGSGENLDVRLRQEIKQLLKEASSLSQPSTFAQAVKLKRTAAVKEKELAKYLEMQEKDMKSVSSYGKHLMISKVFTYFVLILWFWKIPVATISDQLVHPFGRLLSWRAGTSLKDSVVIGVIPWLIVSERVSKFMCRKVFE; this is encoded by the exons ATGGAAGAAATTCAAACGGGGCAAGGGAAATCATTTGCAGCTCTAGTGATTTTCATCCTTGTATTTTCTTTCCACTTCGTGTCTAAGTACATCGAATCCCAAAAAAGCAag AGAGGATCCGGCGAAAATTTGGATGTTAGATTGCGACAAGAAATCAAGCAGCTTTTGAAGGAGGCCAGTTCTTTATCGCA GCCTTCAACATTCGCTCAAGCTGTAAAACTGAAAAGAACGGCTGCTGTGAAGGAGAAGGAACTTGCAAAGT ATCTAGAGATGCAAGAGAAGGATATGAAGTCAGTTAGTTCATACGGAAAGCACTTGATGATATCAAAG GTATTTACGTATTTTGTTCTGATTTTATGGTTCTGGAAGATACCTGTGGCCACAATATCTGATCAACTCGTGCACCCTTTTG GAAGGTTGCTCTCTTGGAGAGCAGGAACTTCTTTGAAGGACAGTGTTGTG ATTGGAGTCATACCATGGTTGATAGTATCTGAAAGAGTGAGCAAATTTATGTGCAGGAAGGTATTCGAGTAA
- the LOC131011914 gene encoding uncharacterized protein LOC131011914 isoform X1, whose product MAAAIGWYGPLIDICKASSYIGDFVQLVALVHKFTPIQYKISGSRGEVVRVDVLVGDETRSYFPVTVWQKQMRSQIAVGHVFLLQNLKITRYGDTVEAMAVHCSSLKCLLEPDDFVAPKGLDKLIGESRLGITVKDKLQKVGGWLQRANLAHCGSILNYNECRMQVKVNWKLHQEICTQDCSSLSDLCQCEDSCKASFHASVGEIFLPNLREPEAERMFISRRLHSLGENSLVDDLITTGCQLCGTPVNGRLGSDVGQNTIPLYCQRSSDRLHIIGTIYRPFLLYVWDDSKYLPISVTNKAAQLLFGNIPAEKVLSSYKLHRPPPSDTGSKKDHRKELSNKNPNFYTIWLILLRMVFQHGKNSPFKFKVTLDTNRDWENGRLEMVSVSLPAFTGKPSVQNQAR is encoded by the exons ATGGCGGCGGCGATCGGATGGTACGGACCGCTGATTGATATCTGCAAAGCATCTTCTTATATTGGGGATTTTGTACAGCTCGTAGCCTTGGTTCACAAATTCACTCCTATACAG TATAAAATTTCTGGCAGTAGAGGAGAGGTGGTCAGGGTGGATGTTCTGGTGGGGGATGAAACGAGGTCGTATTTTCCGGTGACCGTTTGGCAGAAGCAGATGAGGTCCCAAATTGCAGTTGGGCATGTTTTTCTGCTGCAAA ATCTCAAAATCACAAGATATGGAGATACTGTTGAAGCTATGGCTGTACATTGTTCATCTTTGAAATGTTTACTTGAGCCAGATGACTTTGTTGCACCCAAAG GTTTGGATAAGTTGATAGGAGAGAGTCGCTTGGGGATCACTGTCAAGGACAAGCTCCAGAAAGTTGGTGGCTGGCTGCAGCGAGCTAATCTTGCTCACTGTGGCAGTATATTGAATTACAATGAA TGCAGGATGCAAGTGAAAGTAAACTGGAAATTGCATCAAGAGATTTGTACCCAGGATTGCTCCTCTCTGTCAGATTTATGCCAGTGTGAGGACTCTTGCAAGGCAAGTTTTCACGCATCTGTTGGCGAAATATTTTTGCCAAATCTTCGAGAGCCTGAAGCCGAGAGGATGTTTATTAGTAGGCGGCTACATTCGCTAGGTGAGAATAGTTTGGTTGACGATCTCATAACTACTGGCTGTCAGCTATGTGGTACCCCAGTGAATGGCAGACTTGG GTCAGATGTAGGGCAAAACACCATTCCCTTATATTGCCAAAGAAGCTCAGACCGTCTCCATATAATAGGGACCATATATAGACCTTTCTTG TTATACGTGTGGGATGACTCCAAATACCTTCCGATTTCTGTGACCAACAAAGCGGCTCAACTTCTGTTCGGTAACATCCCTGCTGAGAAAGTTCTTTCCTCCTATAAACTTCATCGGCCTCCTCCAAGCGATACTGGATCCAAGAAGGATCATAGGAAAGAGCTCAGTAATAAAAACCCAAATTTCTACACGATTTGGTTGATTTTGTTGCGCATGGTGTTTCAACATGGAAAGAACAGCCCTTTCAAATTTAAAGTGACACTTGATACCAATAGGGACTGGGAAAATGGGAGGCTTGAGATGGTATCAGTCTCGCTTCCTGCTTTTACAGGAAAGCCCTCCGTACAAAATCAAGCCCGGTAG